A single region of the Pirellulaceae bacterium genome encodes:
- a CDS encoding DUF1501 domain-containing protein: protein MLGNTFEQSRRQFLTSSASGLGAFAALDLLSRDSAVANEPTRSLASRPPHFLGSAKQCIFVYAAGGPSQFELFDPKPVLNERNGESLPESFTKNVRFAFIKKDAKLLGSRRQFAPRGQCGTEFSDLLPHLSTCVDDIALVRSMHTEAFNHHPAQLMLSTGVPRFGRPSFGSWVLYGLGNESQQLPGYIVLTAGRGASGGTSNWTNGFLPSTYQGVVLRNKGEPVLNLNNPPGISRAVQAASLKAIRSLNQRQQERLGDDEIASRIASYELAFRMQMAAPDVLDLSDETQSTLQAYGVDRSEPTDVKSSIGGGPGVYQSFARNCVLARRLVERGVRFITLMHASWDQHGSLHSALEYNARMADQPLAALLQDLKARGLLDSTLVVFSGEFGRTPLAQGTDGRDHHPNAFSAWMAGGGIRGGQVVGKTDEFGWNPIEDPVHINDFHATLLHLFGFDHTRLSKAFGGLDLRLTNVGGHVVDQLIA from the coding sequence ATGCTAGGAAATACCTTTGAACAATCCCGTCGCCAGTTCCTCACCTCCTCGGCCAGCGGATTGGGAGCTTTTGCCGCGCTCGACCTACTCTCCCGTGATTCGGCCGTGGCCAACGAGCCAACCCGTTCGCTTGCCAGTCGACCGCCACACTTTCTAGGCAGCGCGAAACAATGCATTTTTGTTTACGCTGCGGGTGGGCCCAGCCAATTTGAACTCTTTGATCCCAAACCGGTATTGAATGAACGAAACGGCGAATCACTGCCTGAATCGTTCACCAAGAATGTCCGTTTCGCTTTCATAAAAAAAGACGCCAAGCTGCTTGGCAGTCGACGACAATTCGCGCCTCGCGGTCAGTGCGGAACGGAATTTTCGGATTTACTTCCCCATCTCTCTACCTGTGTTGATGATATTGCCCTGGTTCGCTCCATGCACACCGAGGCCTTTAATCACCATCCCGCTCAGTTGATGCTCAGTACCGGAGTTCCCCGTTTCGGACGCCCCAGCTTTGGATCCTGGGTACTGTATGGGCTGGGCAACGAATCGCAACAACTGCCAGGCTATATCGTATTGACAGCAGGCCGCGGTGCCAGCGGGGGAACTTCAAATTGGACAAACGGCTTCTTGCCATCGACCTACCAGGGCGTTGTCTTACGGAACAAAGGCGAACCGGTCCTAAACTTGAACAACCCCCCCGGCATTTCCCGGGCGGTTCAGGCAGCGAGTCTCAAGGCAATTCGCAGTTTGAATCAGCGACAACAAGAACGATTGGGAGATGATGAAATTGCCAGTCGAATCGCTTCCTACGAATTGGCATTTCGAATGCAAATGGCAGCGCCGGATGTACTCGACCTCTCAGACGAAACGCAATCCACACTCCAGGCTTATGGCGTCGATCGCTCTGAACCGACAGATGTCAAATCCTCGATTGGTGGTGGGCCAGGGGTTTATCAATCGTTTGCGCGCAACTGCGTGTTAGCTCGAAGACTGGTTGAACGAGGCGTTCGCTTTATCACTCTCATGCATGCTTCCTGGGACCAACACGGCAGCCTCCATAGCGCCCTCGAATACAACGCGAGAATGGCCGACCAACCGCTCGCTGCATTGCTTCAAGACCTCAAAGCAAGAGGGCTCCTTGATTCAACGCTTGTTGTATTTTCAGGAGAATTCGGTCGCACACCACTTGCTCAGGGAACCGACGGTCGCGACCACCATCCGAACGCCTTTAGCGCTTGGATGGCAGGGGGTGGCATCCGAGGCGGACAGGTCGTCGGCAAAACGGATGAATTCGGCTGGAACCCAATCGAAGACCCGGTTCACATTAATGATTTTCACGCAACCCTGTTGCACTTGTTCGGTTTTGATCATACCCGCCTATCGAAGGCGTTTGGCGGACTCGACTTGCGACTCACGAACGTTGGCGGACACGTCGTCGATCAATTAATCGCCTGA